TTATTCACAGCGGAGAAAGTTGTGATGTTGATGGCAACTGTGACTAAATGTTTTTCTCAAGAAAATTTTACAAACTTCCGAAGTCACAGATTTCGGAAGTTTTTTTAACTTTATAAATGACCACCTCAAGGTCTGGTAATTGCATTAATTCTACTTAAATTTAAATTATGAGCAGAGGATTTGTAAAAGAAGATGATCAGGAAGAAGTTCCGTTGGTTCCACCAAGAGCCGATTTACCAACTGGAACGGAAAATTTTGTGACGCAAAACGGAATGGATTCTTTACTCAAAGAAAAAGAAGAATTGCTGAGGGAACAGGAAAATTTAGATTCTTCTCAAGAGAAAGACTACCGAATTGCCTTTAATCATCTCAATGCAAAATTCCAGTTATTGAATGAAAGAATTGGGTCTGCAAAAATTGTGAATTCTACAAAACTACCTCAAGATGAAGTTCATTTTGGCGCAACAGTTACCTTTAAAAATGTAGAAAATAATGCGACTCAAACTTTTCAATTGGTTGGTGTGGATGAAGCCAATATTTCGCGGAAGAAAATTTCTTTCATTACGCCTTTAGCAAAAGCATTGATGCATAAGAAAGTAGGCGAACAGGCAATTTTAAATTTGGGTGAAAGGAAAAGTATTTTTGAAATTTTGAAAATAAAATATTAAATCTCTTTACTTAAATCGTCTTCTTATTGGTCAACAATTGAACAATCAAAATAATCCCGGAAAATACCAGACCGACAACTGAAACTCCGGTCCAGCCGAAATAATTCCAGGCGAGTGAACCGAAACTTGTTCCTGCTGCTCCACCGATGAAAAACCCAACCATATAAATGGTATTCACTCGATTTCTGGCTTCTGTATTTTTTGAAAAGACAATATTTTGATTCGTGATGTGAACGCCCTGTACTCCTAAATCAATCAGAATAACGCCAATGATTAACCCAATAATGGAATGAGGAGAAACTAAAAACATCAACCAGGCAACAATAATTAACAGGGTTCCGGCGATGATCAATTTACTTTTCTTAACTCTGTTATTCAACTTCCCAACGACGGTTGCTCCGAGTGCTCCGGCAATTCCGAACAACCCGAATCCGCCGGCAACTGCGCTTCCGTAACCAAAAGAATCTTGCATCAGAAAGACAAAGGTCGTCCAGAACGCGCTTAAACTTCCGAAAGCCAACGCACCACGCAAAGTTGCTAATCGTAAGGCTGGTTCGGTCTTTAAATAAAACCAAAGAGATTTCATCAACTTCACATAACTCTCTCCAAACTTGGGTTGAATAACCGGTAAC
This DNA window, taken from Kaistella carnis, encodes the following:
- a CDS encoding GreA/GreB family elongation factor, whose translation is MSRGFVKEDDQEEVPLVPPRADLPTGTENFVTQNGMDSLLKEKEELLREQENLDSSQEKDYRIAFNHLNAKFQLLNERIGSAKIVNSTKLPQDEVHFGATVTFKNVENNATQTFQLVGVDEANISRKKISFITPLAKALMHKKVGEQAILNLGERKSIFEILKIKY
- a CDS encoding MFS transporter translates to MKNKLPNSLLYLLSVSAGLVVANLYYNQPLLHDIALSLHVKDAEVSNIALSTQIGYALGLLFIIPLGDKVSNLKIIRLNFLILVLSLLGAALSQSLPLLIFSSFLIGFTSTLPQLFVPMVAHLSNNEGRGRAIGIVMSGLLIGILGSRVLSGLVGEYFGWQSVFFGAAGLMTMLFFLLNAKLPVIQPKFGESYVKLMKSLWFYLKTEPALRLATLRGALAFGSLSAFWTTFVFLMQDSFGYGSAVAGGFGLFGIAGALGATVVGKLNNRVKKSKLIIAGTLLIIVAWLMFLVSPHSIIGLIIGVILIDLGVQGVHITNQNIVFSKNTEARNRVNTIYMVGFFIGGAAGTSFGSLAWNYFGWTGVSVVGLVFSGIILIVQLLTNKKTI